One window of the Colletotrichum destructivum chromosome 4, complete sequence genome contains the following:
- a CDS encoding Putative DH domain, PB1 domain, guanine-nucleotide dissociation stimulator, CDC24, pleckstrin: MAHAPLLRTNTAPVFQQSNGIGGLTNTMSNAPRASQLSGSTVFTSSGSLASFNTASTVTPPQNGGPVVATANIINQKADASRSLYQICMSLKLRLSQVPNFDPYLQQLDPNDPVESLWSLFRTGYPLLDIYNALQPEKPLEIEEANANANDSKKAKIALFKFIQACLKDLGIPSAECFVISDVLGNDTTGFVKTTQVVNYVLDIAEQRGLLLQLQPYPDDDLPIEPGSKLSYRDHIVKELVDTERKYVQDLENLYDLKSSLETKGIITGDTIHQIFLNINAILDFQRRFLIRVETTNSMPKQVQQWGSPFVTYEDAFDIYRPFIANQRKAAQVANQVFDQIKASGHPVAADFNTLDGFLLKPMQRLVKYPLLLKDLMKKSDDEEIKADLAAGIEAAERVLSKANEEVNRDLLDEALEDLRNRVDDWKNHRVEQFGRLLMHGVYTVVTGKSEQEKDYEIYLFECILLCCKEISANKSKDKKDKTRSTGPKIRNKNARLQLKGRIFMTNVTDVVSLAKPGSYSVQIWWKGDPGVENFMIKYTNEEQMKKWAVALEAQRKDNAPKASASPDQPAPDFAWTRENAGKLENPYLNQQDDDDDDELWPAASAPAQFPVPTQSTGGSMLPRNASSTSLRQRAATNESLAGMVRAPPPRFPLPQPPAPLSLTTQMPPAGASSPGARGGDSYFSPVAESPVSSRTSAASGMFPNPGYQFPKSLTPQPGSGWEDPNQRYTAPAMPRAPSRDGSSQHRNPRGPSLPAMASNSQSAAQQQRSRSYSTPDINGPGGIRRTQGGTPVPAVPGIPPHLHPAHDQNIPRSQTGSPRMNDVPIRTNTQSPGSQRERQYGHQQSGSYGGTMSQFPAQPIYPRQGTPNSVHDRQLSIDAAASMNAMLSPPPGSGISGSSTNPLASPDLPIPTQLKVKVNFVDSGNYVTLVVAFNITYQSLIDRIDAKLARFTSSSISKGMLKLRYQDEDGDFVTIASDDDIQIAFIEWREGARNTVSGGVGEIELFCVGETA; encoded by the exons ATGGCTCATGCTCCCCTCCTGAGAACGAATACGGCTCCTGTTTTCCAGCAATCCAACGGAATTGGCGGCCTCACCAATACCATGAGTAATGCGCCCCGCGCCAGCCAGCTTTCCGGCTCGACAGTCTTCACCTCGTCCGGCTCGCTAGCCTCCTTCAACACTGCGTCAACAGTCACGCCCCCGCAAAATGGCGGCCCCGTCGTCGCGACCGCCAATATCATCAACCAAAAGGCCGACGCCTCGCGATCCCTCTACCAAATCTGCATGTCCTTGAAGCTGCGCCTATCACAGGTCCCCAACTTCGACCCCTATCTGCAACAGCTCGATCCCAACGACCCCGTCGAGTCATTGTGGAGCCTTTTCCGCACCGGATACCCGCTCCTAGACATCTACAATGCTCTGCAGCCCGAGAAGCCgctcgagatcgaggaggccaacgccaacgccaacgacaGCAAAAAAGCAAAAATCGCCCTTTTCAAGTTCATACAGGCATGCTTGAAGGACCTGGGCATCCCCTCGGCGGAATGCTTCGTCATTAGCGACGTGCTTGGTAACGACACAACCGGTTTTGTCAAG accacccAAGTAGTGAACTACGTCCTCGATATTGCCGAGCAGAGAGGCCtcctgctgcagctgcaacCTTACCCTGACGATGACTTGCCCATCGAACCAGGCTCCAAGCTGAGCTACCGGGATCACATCGTGAAGGAGCTGGTCGACACGGAGCGCAAATATGTGCAGGATCTGGAGAACCTCTACGACCTCAAGAGCAGCTTGGAGACCAAGGGAATCATCACCGGCGACACGATCCACCAGATCTTCCTCAACATCAACGCTATTCTCGACTTTCAACGCAGGTTCTTGATCCGCGTGGAGACTACCAACTCCATGCCCAAACAGGTGCAGCAATGGGGATCTCCGTTTGTTACATACGAAGACGCCTTCGACATCTACAGGCCCTTTATTGCCAACCAGCGCAAGGCAGCCCAGGTCGCCAACCAGGTCTTCGACCAGATCAAGGCCAGCGGGCAtcccgtcgccgccgacttcAACACCTTGGACGGTTTCTTGCTCAAGCCCATGCAGCGACTCGTCAAGTACCCGTTGCTGCTGAAGGACCTAATGAAGAAgagcgatgacgaggaaaTCAAGGCCGATCTGGCAGCCGGTATCGAAGCCGCGGAACGGGTGCTCTCTAAAGCCAACGAGGAGGTGAACCGCGATCTCTTGGacgaggcgctggaggaTTTGCGAAACCGCGTGGACGACTGGAAGAACCACCGAGTGGAACAGTTTGGCCGCTTACTGATGCATGGTGTCTACACCGTCGTCACGGGCAAAAGTGAACAAGAGAAGGAC TACGAGATTTATCTTTTCGAATGCATCTTACTTTGCTGCAAGGAGATCTCGGCGAACAAGagcaaggacaagaaggacaagaccAGATCGACTGGCCCCAAAATCAGAAACAAGAATGCCAGGCTTCAGCTCAAGGGCCGGATCTTCATGACCAACGTCACTGACGTGGTCTCGCTCGCAAAGCCTG GTTCCTACAGCGTTCAGATCTGGTGGAAGGGCGACCCTGGCGTGGAGAACTTCATGATCAAGTACACCAACGAGGAGCAGATGAAAAAATGGGCCGTTGCCCTTGAGGCGCAACGTAAGGATAACGCGCCCAAGGCTTCAGCTAGCCCTGATCAGCCAGCGCCCGACTTTGCCTGGACCCGCGAGAATGCCGGCAAGCTCGAGAACCCGTATCTCAACCagcaggacgacgacgacgacgacgagctgtGGCCGGCAGCCTCGGCTCCTGCCCAGTTCCCGGTGCCGACGCAGTCTACCGGTGGCAGCATGTTGCCTCGCAACGCGTCGAGCACGAGCCTGCGGCAACGTGCCGCGACGAACGAGAGCCTTGCTGGCATGgtgagggcgccgccgccccgatTCCCGCTCCCTCAACCTCCTGCGCCCTTGAGTCTCACGACCCAGATGCCTCCTGCTGGCGCGTCTTCGCCCGGCGCTCGCGGTGGCGACTCATATTTCTCCCCAGTGGCCGAATCTCCTGTCTCCTCGCGCACGAGTGCAGCAAGCGGCATGTTTCCCAACCCTGGGTATCAATTCCCCAAGTCCCTTACGCCGCAGCCTGGGTCGGGGTGGGAGGATCCCAACCAGAGATACAccgcgccggcgatgccTCGCGCTCCCTCCCGAGACGGTTCATCCCAGCACAGGAACCCCCGTGGGCCCTCGTTGCCGGCCATGGCGTCTAACAGCCAAagcgcggcgcagcagcagcgtaGTAGATCGTACAGCACGCCAGATATCAACGGTCCCGGAGGCATCCGCCGCACTCAAGGCGGCACCCCCGTCCCCGCCGTGCCGGGCATCCCGCCTCACCTGCACCCAGCCCACGATCAGAACATCCCTCGGTCGCAAACCGGCTCACCCAGGATGAATGATGTGCCCATCCGAACGAACACACAGAGCCCCGGATCCCAGCGAGAGCGGCAGTATGGCCACCAACAGTCCGGAAGCTACGGCGGCACAATGTCGCAGTTCCCTGCCCAGCCCATCTACCCTCGTCAAGGAACGCCCAACTCTGTTCATGACCGACAGCTCAGCAttgacgccgccgcgtccaTGAATGCGATGCTGTCTCCGCCTCCCGGTAGTGGCATCAGCGGCTCTTCGACGAACCCTCTTGCCAGCCCTGACCTGCCGATTCCCACGCAGCTCAAGGTCAAGGTTAACTTCGTCGACAGCGGCAACTATGTGACGCTGGTTGTTGCCTTCAACATCACGTACCAATCCCTGATTGACCGGATCGACGCCAAGCTCGCAAGGTTCACCAGCAGCAGTATCAGCAAGGGCATGCTCAAACTGCGCTAccaggacgaggatggcgactTTGTCACCATCGctagcgacgacgacatccaaATCGCCTTCATCGAGTGGCGCGAGGGGGCTCGCAACACCGTATCGGGAGGAGTTGGCGAGATCGAACTCTTCTGCGTTGGAGAAACGGCTTGA